A portion of the uncultured Bacteroides sp. genome contains these proteins:
- a CDS encoding type I restriction enzyme HsdR N-terminal domain-containing protein: protein MLSLNLPTFETKITLRNEKSVIFDIIRKRYVALTPEEWVRQHFVHFLITHKGYPVALMGNEILLNLNGTKKRCDTVLYRQDLTARMIIEYKAPHIKITQAVFDQITRYNMVLKVDYLVVSNGMQHYCCRMNYNDQSYTFLEDIPDYIAL from the coding sequence ATGTTATCGTTAAACCTGCCTACGTTTGAGACAAAAATAACTTTGCGTAACGAAAAAAGCGTAATTTTCGATATAATCCGCAAACGATATGTAGCATTAACCCCTGAAGAATGGGTAAGGCAACATTTTGTTCATTTTCTTATAACCCATAAAGGTTACCCGGTTGCGCTGATGGGCAATGAAATTTTGCTGAATCTTAATGGTACAAAGAAAAGATGTGATACTGTACTTTATCGGCAGGACTTAACGGCTCGAATGATCATAGAATACAAAGCACCCCACATAAAAATTACCCAAGCTGTTTTTGATCAAATCACCCGCTATAACATGGTATTGAAGGTAGATTACCTTGTGGTGAGCAATGGTATGCAACATTATTGTTGCCGAATGAATTACAATGACCAGAGCTACACTTTTCTTGAAGACATTCCTGATTACATCGCATTATAA
- the holA gene encoding DNA polymerase III subunit delta, with translation MAKQELTCDDILKELKAKQYRPIYYLMGEESYYIDLIADYIAANVLTETEKEFNSTIVYGADVDISTVINAAKRYPMMSEYQVVIVKESQAIKNIEGLTFYLQKPLNSTILVMCHKHGTLDRRKKIAAEIEKKGLLFESKRIKETALPAFISSYLKRKGVDVEPKAGQMLADFVGTDLSRLTGELEKLIITLPKGQMRITPEQVEKNIGISKDYNNFELRSALIEKDVLKANKIIKFFEENPKANPIQMTLPLLFNFFSNLMLAYYAPDKSEQGIAAMLGLKTPWQARDYAAAMRKYNGIKTMQIIGDIRYADAKSKGIDSASMNDGDILRELVFNILH, from the coding sequence ATGGCCAAACAAGAATTAACTTGTGATGATATTCTCAAAGAATTAAAAGCTAAACAATATCGCCCCATCTATTATTTGATGGGCGAGGAATCCTATTATATCGACTTGATTGCTGACTATATTGCTGCTAATGTTTTAACTGAAACAGAAAAGGAGTTCAACTCAACGATAGTTTATGGAGCTGATGTTGATATCTCGACGGTAATAAATGCTGCTAAAAGATATCCGATGATGTCCGAATATCAAGTGGTTATTGTGAAAGAATCACAAGCTATAAAAAATATTGAAGGACTCACTTTTTATCTTCAAAAGCCTCTGAACTCTACTATATTAGTAATGTGCCATAAACACGGCACGCTTGACAGGAGAAAAAAAATAGCCGCTGAAATAGAGAAAAAAGGTCTACTTTTTGAATCAAAACGAATTAAAGAGACTGCCCTTCCAGCTTTTATATCCTCTTATCTAAAGCGTAAAGGAGTAGATGTCGAGCCCAAAGCAGGTCAAATGTTAGCGGACTTCGTCGGAACCGATCTCAGTCGACTAACTGGGGAGCTTGAAAAACTGATCATTACATTGCCTAAGGGACAGATGCGTATAACGCCTGAACAAGTAGAGAAGAACATTGGTATAAGTAAAGACTACAATAACTTTGAACTACGCAGTGCTTTAATTGAAAAGGACGTACTCAAAGCTAATAAGATTATCAAATTTTTCGAAGAAAATCCTAAGGCTAATCCGATTCAAATGACATTGCCTCTTCTCTTTAATTTTTTCTCTAATTTAATGTTAGCTTATTATGCTCCAGATAAATCTGAACAAGGAATTGCCGCTATGTTAGGATTAAAGACTCCTTGGCAAGCTCGTGACTATGCAGCTGCAATGAGAAAATACAATGGAATAAAAACGATGCAAATCATTGGAGATATTCGATATGCTGACGCGAAAAGTAAAGGAATAGATAGTGCTTCAATGAACGATGGAGATATTCTTCGCGAACTGGTTTTCAATATTTTGCATTGA
- a CDS encoding C4-type zinc ribbon domain-containing protein: MAKEAKNEPKELTVEQKLKALFQLQTMLSEIDKIKTLRGELPLEVQDLEDEVAGLSTRIDKIKAEIDELKAAIAAKKIEIDTSKVAVDKYKSQQDNVRNNREYDFLSKEIEFQTLEVELCEKRIKEFIAEEKEKSEEAAKSIAILDERKKDLDQKKSELDEIVSETKQEEEKLRDKAKVLETTIEPRLLQSFKRIRKNSRNGLGIVYVQRDACGGCFNKIPPQRQLDIRSRKKIIVCEYCGRVMIDPELAGIELEQKVEKVEKAGKK, encoded by the coding sequence ATGGCTAAAGAAGCAAAAAACGAACCGAAAGAGTTGACAGTTGAACAAAAGCTAAAAGCATTGTTTCAACTACAGACAATGTTGTCTGAAATTGATAAAATTAAGACATTAAGAGGAGAACTTCCTTTGGAAGTACAAGACCTTGAAGACGAAGTTGCCGGTTTGAGTACGCGTATCGATAAAATTAAAGCGGAAATTGACGAACTAAAAGCGGCTATTGCTGCTAAAAAAATTGAAATAGATACTTCAAAAGTTGCAGTTGATAAGTATAAATCTCAGCAAGATAATGTACGAAACAATCGTGAATATGACTTTTTAAGTAAAGAAATCGAATTTCAGACTCTTGAAGTTGAATTGTGCGAAAAGCGTATCAAGGAATTTATTGCTGAAGAAAAAGAAAAATCGGAAGAAGCAGCTAAAAGCATCGCTATCTTAGATGAGAGAAAGAAAGACCTTGACCAAAAGAAGAGTGAATTGGATGAGATCGTTTCAGAAACAAAGCAAGAGGAAGAAAAGCTGAGAGATAAAGCTAAAGTTCTGGAAACGACAATTGAACCTCGTTTGCTTCAATCATTTAAACGTATTCGCAAAAATTCACGTAATGGATTGGGTATTGTATATGTACAACGTGATGCTTGTGGCGGCTGCTTCAACAAAATTCCACCTCAGAGACAGTTGGATATTCGTTCTCGCAAGAAAATTATCGTTTGCGAATATTGCGGTAGGGTGATGATTGACCCTGAATTGGCAGGCATTGAATTAGAGCAAAAAGTTGAAAAGGTAGAAAAAGCCGGAAAAAAATAA
- a CDS encoding AMP nucleosidase, whose amino-acid sequence MKTKQEIVANWLPRYTKRNLEDFGEYILLTNFNKYVEIFAQEFNVPILGTDANMISASAEGITIINFGMGSPNAAIIMDLLGAITPKACLFLGKCGGIDKKNKIGDLILPIAAIRGEGTSNDYFPPEVPSLPAFMLQRAVSSAIRDHARDYWTGTVYTTNRRIWEHDDEFKSYLQKTRAMAVDMETATVFSVGFANHIPTGALLLVSDQPMIPEGVKTDKSDNIVTQNYVKEHVQIGIASLRMIIEAKKTVKHLKFDW is encoded by the coding sequence ATGAAAACGAAGCAAGAAATCGTGGCTAACTGGCTACCTCGCTACACTAAACGCAATCTCGAAGATTTTGGAGAATATATATTATTGACCAACTTCAACAAGTATGTAGAAATATTTGCGCAAGAATTTAATGTTCCGATTTTAGGAACTGATGCTAATATGATATCAGCGTCTGCTGAAGGAATTACGATTATTAACTTCGGTATGGGCAGCCCCAACGCTGCAATTATTATGGATCTTCTAGGTGCTATTACCCCTAAGGCTTGCTTATTCTTAGGTAAGTGTGGTGGGATAGACAAGAAAAATAAGATTGGAGATTTAATACTTCCTATTGCTGCTATTAGAGGTGAAGGAACCTCAAATGATTATTTCCCCCCTGAAGTTCCATCGCTCCCGGCATTTATGTTGCAACGTGCTGTCTCTTCAGCCATTCGCGACCATGCACGAGATTACTGGACGGGGACTGTATATACCACCAATCGCCGTATATGGGAGCATGATGATGAATTTAAGAGCTATCTACAAAAAACGCGTGCCATGGCCGTTGATATGGAAACGGCGACGGTGTTTAGTGTTGGCTTTGCCAATCATATACCTACAGGAGCTTTGCTACTTGTATCCGACCAACCAATGATTCCGGAAGGAGTAAAGACGGATAAGAGCGACAATATTGTGACTCAAAATTACGTAAAAGAACATGTTCAGATTGGTATAGCATCTTTACGAATGATTATTGAAGCAAAGAAAACTGTAAAACATCTGAAATTTGACTGGTAA